A single window of Flavobacteriales bacterium TMED191 DNA harbors:
- a CDS encoding alpha/beta hydrolase, giving the protein MLKFKTHINKKNKQWITFIHGFGGSSNIWHKQVRDLCQHYNLLFVDLRGHGKSTNISLDSDFNLSVVCEDVINVLKFLKIKSSHFVGISFGSLLILRLIETHRTYINKSILSGAITSFNYISRFLLFCLNLLKNILPNLLLYKLFAYIIMPKSNHKESRFIFINEAKLIERKVFKKLLKLIPDLKKYILHLKPINFNKYILFLSGTDDYLFSEDVRRFSSKNNLHSYYSIEGAGHVVNIDKPSIFNKKVLEYLK; this is encoded by the coding sequence ATGTTAAAATTTAAAACACATATAAATAAAAAAAACAAGCAGTGGATTACATTTATTCATGGATTTGGAGGAAGTAGTAATATATGGCATAAGCAGGTTAGAGATTTATGTCAACATTATAATTTACTTTTTGTCGATTTAAGAGGACATGGAAAATCAACAAATATATCTTTAGATTCTGATTTTAATCTTTCTGTTGTTTGTGAAGATGTTATTAATGTTCTTAAGTTTTTAAAAATTAAAAGCTCTCATTTCGTTGGTATTTCTTTTGGATCCTTGTTGATTTTAAGGCTTATTGAGACACATAGAACATATATTAATAAATCGATTCTCTCTGGAGCTATTACCTCATTTAATTATATTTCTCGATTTCTTTTATTTTGCTTAAACTTATTGAAAAATATTTTACCAAATTTATTATTGTATAAATTATTTGCATATATAATTATGCCTAAATCAAATCATAAAGAGTCAAGATTTATATTTATTAATGAAGCTAAATTGATTGAGAGAAAGGTGTTTAAAAAACTACTTAAGTTAATACCTGATTTAAAAAAGTATATTCTTCATTTGAAACCAATTAACTTTAATAAATATATTCTTTTTTTATCAGGCACAGATGATTATTTATTTTCCGAAGATGTTAGAAGATTTTCATCAAAAAACAATCTACATAGTTATTATTCTATTGAAGGTGCTGGACATGTTGTAAATATAGATAAGCCTTCAATTTTTAATAAAAAAGTGTTAGAATATCTAAAATAA